In Dasypus novemcinctus isolate mDasNov1 chromosome 10, mDasNov1.1.hap2, whole genome shotgun sequence, one DNA window encodes the following:
- the LOC101430958 gene encoding olfactory receptor 5AN6-like, with translation MAMAEDRNTTTVNLFILLGFSEFPNLTVVLFLIFLGIYLMTVSWNLGLIILINMDSHLHTPMYFFLNKLAFLDICYVSTTAPKMLSDFFQEQKSISRMGCAMQYFFFSCVALTECSLLAAMAYDRYAAICNPLLYTAIMSPTLCVKMVAGSCVTGFFGSFTQVYALLQLHFCGPNVINHFFCDLPQLMILSCSDTFVLQIIISVVTVIFGLASALIIMTSYGHIVVTILKITSAEGRSKAFNTSASHLTAVTLYFGSGTFVYLCPSSDDSLTQNKLASVVYSVLIPMLNPLIYSLRNKEIKDALHRWKKRIVSWHY, from the coding sequence ATGGCAATGGCTGAAGATAGAAACACCACTACAGTTAACTTGTTCATCCTCTTGGGATTCTCTGAATTTCCAAACCTCACAGTTGTcctctttttaatattcttaggGATCTACCTCATGACAGTGTCCTGGAACCTGGGTCTCATCATCTTAATCAACATGGACTCTCACctgcacacacccatgtacttcttcctcaatAAACTTGCTTTCTTAGATATCTGCTATGTTTCCACCACAGCCCCCAAAATGCTCTCAGACTTCTTCCAGGAGCAGAAATCCATCTCCCGTATGGGGTGTGCCATGCAGTACTTCTTCTTTTCATGTGTGGCTCTGACTGAGTGCTCTCTTCTGGCAGCCATGGCTTATGATAGGTATGCTGCCATTTGCAATCCTCTGCTCTACACAGCCATCATGTCCCCCACCCTATGTGTGAAAATGGTGGCAGGATCTTGTGTAACTGGATTCTTTGGCTCATTTACCCAAGTGTATGCCTTACTTCAGCTCCATTTCTGTGGGCCAAATGTCATTAACCACTTCTTCTGTGACCTGCCCCAACTGATGATCCTGTCATGCTCTGATACCTTTGTCTTACAAATCATCATCTCTGTGGTCACAGTGATCTTTGGACTTGCATCTGCCTTGATTATCATGACATCCTATGGTCACATCGTTGTCACCATTCTGAAGATCACTTCAGCTGAAGGAAGATCAAAGGCCTTCAACACTTCTGCTTCTCATCTAACAGCAGTGACCCTCTACTTTGGATCAGGCACCTTTGTGTATTTGTGCCCTAGCTCTGATGATTCCCTTACCCAAAATAAGCTGGCTTCTGTTGTGTACAGTGTGCTGATCCCCATGTTAAACCCATTGATTTACAGCCTAAGaaacaaggaaatcaaagatgccCTACACAGGTGGAAAAAGAGGATAGTCTCCTGGCATTATTGA